A region from the Anaeromyxobacter diazotrophicus genome encodes:
- a CDS encoding DUF3014 domain-containing protein — MEQPKSTLSRPSRAPGIVLLVAVIAGAGALGWWLRSRQPPPPPGAPAAAPAPSAAAPDAGPDAPPPSPADQRALVEAMSGNALFRRWVGEGDLLRRWVVVTDNLAEGVSPRAQLGALAPERPFSVLEQGGETVIAPAAYHRYDDVGDVVASLDAAAAARCYRALHGMLAAGYRALGYPGADLDAVTARALRRLADAPAKDGPIAVRKEEGAYVFADERLEALGPVEKHLLRMGPRNARIVQAKARELLVALGMSASGNAPR; from the coding sequence ATGGAGCAGCCGAAGAGCACCTTGAGCCGCCCGAGCCGGGCGCCGGGGATCGTCCTCCTCGTGGCCGTGATCGCCGGGGCGGGCGCCCTGGGCTGGTGGCTGCGCTCGCGGCAGCCGCCCCCGCCGCCCGGCGCGCCGGCCGCCGCGCCCGCGCCGTCCGCGGCCGCCCCGGACGCGGGTCCCGACGCCCCCCCGCCCAGCCCGGCCGACCAGCGCGCGCTCGTCGAGGCCATGTCGGGGAACGCGCTCTTCCGGCGCTGGGTCGGGGAGGGCGACCTCCTCCGCCGCTGGGTGGTGGTGACGGACAACCTGGCCGAGGGCGTGTCGCCGCGCGCGCAGCTCGGGGCGCTCGCGCCGGAGCGGCCCTTCTCGGTGCTGGAGCAGGGCGGCGAGACGGTCATCGCGCCCGCCGCCTACCACCGGTACGACGACGTGGGGGACGTGGTGGCCTCCCTCGACGCGGCCGCGGCGGCGCGCTGCTACCGCGCCCTGCACGGCATGCTGGCGGCGGGCTACCGGGCGCTCGGCTATCCCGGCGCCGATCTCGACGCGGTCACCGCGCGCGCGCTGCGGCGCCTCGCCGACGCGCCCGCGAAGGACGGGCCGATCGCCGTCCGCAAGGAGGAGGGCGCCTACGTGTTCGCGGACGAGCGGCTGGAGGCGCTCGGGCCGGTCGAGAAGCACCTCCTGCGCATGGGGCCGCGGAACGCCAGGATCGTGCAGGCGAAGGCGCGCGAGCTGCTGGTCGCGCTCGGGATGAGCGCCTCGGGGAACGCGCCGCGGTAG
- the coaD gene encoding pantetheine-phosphate adenylyltransferase, whose product MPRLAIYPGSFDPLTHGHLSLIHRGLKIFDGLVVAVANNPDKHPLFTFQERMELIRAAVGADARVEVDSFDGLLVDYAKKRGVHTVLRGLRAVSDFEYEFQLANMNRKLDPEFDSVFVMTGEDYFYVSARLVREVARFGGDVSALVPPNVLAALDRKFKKAGGR is encoded by the coding sequence ATGCCCCGCCTCGCCATCTACCCCGGCTCGTTCGACCCCCTCACGCACGGCCACCTCTCGCTCATTCACCGCGGGCTCAAGATCTTCGACGGCCTGGTGGTGGCGGTGGCGAACAACCCCGACAAGCACCCGCTCTTCACCTTCCAGGAGCGGATGGAGCTCATCCGCGCCGCGGTGGGCGCGGACGCGCGCGTCGAGGTGGACAGCTTCGACGGCCTGCTCGTCGACTACGCCAAGAAGCGCGGCGTCCACACCGTGCTGCGCGGGCTGCGCGCCGTCTCCGACTTCGAGTACGAGTTCCAGCTCGCCAACATGAACCGCAAGCTCGACCCCGAGTTCGACAGCGTGTTCGTCATGACGGGCGAGGACTACTTCTACGTCTCGGCGCGGCTCGTCCGCGAGGTGGCGCGCTTCGGCGGGGACGTGTCGGCGCTCGTCCCGCCCAACGTGCTCGCCGCGCTCGACCGGAAGTTCAAGAAGGCGGGCGGCCGGTAG